One Streptosporangium becharense genomic window, GACGCGGATCACGTGACCTCCTCCTCGCGGCGCCGCTGCACCCCGTCGAACAACAGGTTCAGCCCGACCGACAACATGACGAGGAGCAGGGCCGGTACGACCACCGCCCAGGGCTGGAGGAACATGCCGGTGCGGTTCCGGTCGACCATCACCGCCCAGTCGGTGGCGTCCGGGGGCACGCCGACGCCGAGGAAACTCGCCGTCGCGACGAGATAGAGCGCGCCGACGACGCGGACGCCCAGGTCGGCCAGGAGCGTACGGAGCATCGACCGGCCCACATAACCGACGGCCCGCCGCCACCACGTCTCACCCTGGAGCAGCATCGCCTCCATGGCGGGCCTGGTGGCGACCTCCAGGGCCGCCGCGCGGGACACGCGGGCCACCTCCGGCATGCTGATCACGGCGACGATGACGATCAGGGTGAGCGGTCCGGGTGGCGCGGTCGCGGCCAGCAGGATGAGCAACAGCAGCGAGGGGATCGCCAGCAGCAGGTCCAGGGGCCGCATCAGCAACTCGTCGAGCCAGCGGCGCCGGGTCATCGCGGCCAGCATCCCCAGTGGCGTGCCGACGAGGTAGGCCAGGGCGGTGGCGGCCAGCGCGACCGTCACGACGGTCCTGCCCCCGGCGAGCACCTGCTCCCCCACGTCGCGTCCGACGAAGTCCGTTCCCAGGAGGGAGCCGGAGCCGAACGGGACGCCGCGGGGGCTCGGCTCCCCCGCCAGCAGCGGGCCGGCGAGGGCGAGCACCGTGGGCACGCCCAGCAGCACTCCGATCGACACCCACCGGAGCACCGGTCGCACACGACGCTCCGGCTTCCCGCCACCCCGCTCCGGGTTCACGTCCCGCTCCGGCTCCACGTCCTTCCACGCCGCCCTCATGTCCCGCCCGGGGACCGTGCCAGACTCCGGGCTCATGTCCTGCTCCGGGTTCATGCCGCGTTCCGGGTTCATGTCGCGCCTCCGGCGCGCGGAGCCAGCCGGAACGCGACGACGTCGGCGACGAGGTTCACGGTCACCGTGGTGGCCGCGAAGACCAGGGCCAACCCCTGGATCACCGGGATGTCCCGGGCGGAGACCGCGCTGACCAACGAGGTGCCGAGGCCGGGGATGACGAAAACGGCCTCGACGGCGATCACCCCGCCGAGGAGCCAGTCCGTGGTCCGGGCGAGCTGCTGCACGGCCGGCGCCACCGCGTTGGGCAGCGCGTGCGCCAGCCGTACCCTCCGGACCGACAGGCCGAGCCGCAGGGCGTGGCGTACGTAGTCGGAACGCAGGGCGTCGATCATCCCGGCCCGGACCAGCCTGCTGATGGAGCAGATCGGCCGGGCGAGCAGGACGAGGAGCGGCAGCACCAGCACGGCCGGTTGGGCGAGCAGGTTCGGGCCGACGCCGACCGCGGTGGGAGGGAACCAGCCGAGCCGGAGCGCGAACAGCGCGACCAGCATGACGGCGAGGGCGAACTCCGGGACCGAGTACAGGCCGATGCCGACCGAGGTGAGCGCCCGGTCGAGCAGCCGGCCCTCGCGGACCGCGGCGACGACTCCGACGGCCACGGCCAGCGGCACCAACAGCAGCAGGGTGATCGCAGCGAGCTGGACGGTCGGCCCGCCGGCGTCGGCGAGGAAACCGGTGACGGGGCGCCCGGCCGTCAGGGACGACCCGAGGTCGCCCCGGAGAAGGCCGAGCAGCCAGTCGGCGTAGCGCACCGGCGCGGGCCGGTCGAGCCCCAGTTCCCGGCGGATCCGTTCGATCCGCTCCGGATCGGGCGTGTCACCGGCCAGCACCACGGCGGCGTCGCCGGGCAGTGCCTCGGTGAGGACGAACACCAGCGCCGTGACCGCGAGGATCTGCGCCAAGCCGAGCAGCAGGCGCCGCGCGGCGTACCGGGGGAGGCTCACCGGGCACCCGCCCGTCCGTATGCGCGGCACGGACCCGATGCCGCCGGGCGGCACGCGTACCCCGGGAGGCTCATCGGGCACCCGCCCTTCCATGTACACGGTGCGGACCCGACGCTCCCAGGCGGCACGTGCACCCAGGGAGGCTCATCGGGCACCCGGCCGTCCGGGGGCCGGGTGCGCGGGGCGTGGGTCCTGGGGGTGCGGGAGGACGTCAGGCAAGCCAGACCTTGTCGAACCGGGCCCAGTCGAGGGTGTTGGCCGGGGCGTCGGCGATGCCGCCCACCCGCGGTGAGGTCGCGACGAGCCAGTCGGCGAAGCCCCAGACGAGGTAGCCGCCTTCGGCGTGCTGCATGCGCTGCATCTCGGCGTACACGTCGCGGCGTGCCTTCTCGTCGGCGAGGGAGACGGCCTTGGTGTAGAGCGCGTCGAACTCCGGGCGCTTCCACTTGGTGACGTTGACGGTGGACGTGGAGAGCAGGCGCTGTGCGAAGTGCGTCTCGATGGGCATCGCGCCGGAACGGAAGCAGCACAGGCTTCCCTTGTCGAGGATGTCCTTCCAGTAGGTGTCCTTGTTGCCCATGGCGACGTTGACGTCGAGCCCGGCCTGCCGCATCTGGTCGGCGAAGACGCTCGCGGACTCCACGAAGCCGCTCGCCGCGGCCGAGGTGTCGAGCTGGATCTTCATCCCCTTCGCCCCGGCCT contains:
- a CDS encoding ABC transporter permease, with the translated sequence MSPESGTVPGRDMRAAWKDVEPERDVNPERGGGKPERRVRPVLRWVSIGVLLGVPTVLALAGPLLAGEPSPRGVPFGSGSLLGTDFVGRDVGEQVLAGGRTVVTVALAATALAYLVGTPLGMLAAMTRRRWLDELLMRPLDLLLAIPSLLLLILLAATAPPGPLTLIVIVAVISMPEVARVSRAAALEVATRPAMEAMLLQGETWWRRAVGYVGRSMLRTLLADLGVRVVGALYLVATASFLGVGVPPDATDWAVMVDRNRTGMFLQPWAVVVPALLLVMLSVGLNLLFDGVQRRREEEVT
- a CDS encoding ABC transporter permease yields the protein MSLPRYAARRLLLGLAQILAVTALVFVLTEALPGDAAVVLAGDTPDPERIERIRRELGLDRPAPVRYADWLLGLLRGDLGSSLTAGRPVTGFLADAGGPTVQLAAITLLLLVPLAVAVGVVAAVREGRLLDRALTSVGIGLYSVPEFALAVMLVALFALRLGWFPPTAVGVGPNLLAQPAVLVLPLLVLLARPICSISRLVRAGMIDALRSDYVRHALRLGLSVRRVRLAHALPNAVAPAVQQLARTTDWLLGGVIAVEAVFVIPGLGTSLVSAVSARDIPVIQGLALVFAATTVTVNLVADVVAFRLAPRAGGAT